The sequence TTACGATTTTGAATCCAAGCTTTTCTTGTTTCAATGCAGCTATGTACGAGGTCTGAGAATAGTATAGTTAAACGCTTTACTACTGTCCAAATTCGATAGATAAAGTTTCTTCCGACACATCCAATAACTCCTCGACTTCGACTTCTTTAGCTTCGTATTCCTCTTCTTCGTCACTCGCCTCTCCATCCCTAAGATTCTGCCTCTCCGATTTTTCTTCCTCGTGCAATTTTCTCCATTCATTTACCCATTTCTCCCATTCATCCTTCAACATTCTCCTCTTCTCGCGATCTTGCTCACTCAATTGCAACGAGACGTCCTGGTCCTCTGCCTCGTATTTCTTACTGTACTTCTTCAGATTGTTCGCTATCTCCTCCTCTTTTTCAGGACTCAAAAATGACGGTGGCCTGGGGCGCCACAAGAACTGTAGCACGACATCAAATATAAAGATTGAGTACTTGTACAAATTACAGTCGTATCGTAGTTATAACGAGCACAAAAGGAAAATCGATAATCGCAACTAATAATCTATGTCCATCGGAATTAACGTGCAAGGAAAGCCAAATTGTCAGCAGGACACATCACAAATTAACGTCACCAAGATTCTTCAATCTCAGAATCATCAGTTAAACTCCACTCCTACCAGAAAGGTTACTAAAATTTGCAACCCAGCCACTGGATCGATAAACTAATACATCAAGCATGGAATGAATCGGTTAtgatcacatggaccttaatggcCATGcagtatttggtcattcaccggcTCATTAGAATCCGagggtggagattcaaagcatcctaaggcTTAGGTTTTATAAGCTTAAATCCAACGGTGAATGAACAAATttttggtcattaaggtccatgtgaacactgATGTCGAATGAATATATTCTTCCAAGTGCCAAGCacttcaaatcaatataaacaATAGCTAACTACACTGAAAAGTGGATCTCATTAGATTCGTTGATCTTACCTGGAAGAAATGATCCTTGAGAGTCCGATAAAGGGGCTTGCCATTAAACGACCAGATATTGAACCCATTTTCCATTTCATGGTGAACTGAAGTTACTGAAGTTGAAACATACCTGTACAGAAATTACTCTCATCACAACTGTAACACAAATATTGCAAGACGAAGCAAAAGGGAACTGAAATATTCAATAATATTACCTTCCAGTAGGGTCCCAATCGATGTCTGTGGCCATAAAATGCTCTGTTGTTCCCATGGTCTCAAGCTCGTCAACGTTAAAGAATTCAAGCTGTCCGTTGAAACCCTTCAGTCCAGCAAGAATTATGTAGCGGCCAGCAGGTGACCAGAAAAGAGCATTTGCCTGCTTGCCTTTAAGAGTGGTCAACTTTGATACCCTGCCACTGTTGTGGGCAGTCCTCATTGTGTAAAAGCTTACATCAGGCCTTGGGCTGTCACCATGAATAACAGCAAATCTGTGTCCCTTTGGCTCCCAAGCAAAAGCAATGATCTTGTCGTTCTTATTGTCAAGCTCCAGAACCTCAATGGGTATATCTCGTTCTTTTATTCGGAAAAGCTCAAATCCTGTATATGTGGTCCTCTTTGATTTTGTATAGCGATCGACATTCACAGCAAGGTAGTCACCATTGCTTTGCCAGTACATCTTACAGTCGCTAACACTGAAAAGATTCTTTTGCCTCAGTTCCTCTTTACTGGGAATTTGAACAAGGGACACCTACAGATTCAACATTGCAGAAAATAAGTACTGATACTACAGAATTTAAAGTTCTATTCATGTTAAACTAAAAGTGGCTTACCCTGGCTGGTTGGTTTCCACCAGCAAGTTCGGGAACAAAGAGTGCAATGATTGGGTCAGTTGGTGACCAACTGAAGTCCAGCACGTTTTCAACCTTCAAAGATTTCTTGTCAACAAGGCTGAAAGTTTCTGTTTCATAAACAGATATCATGTTTTTCCCAACTCTAGCGAAGTAATTGTCACCACACCACCTGCAAAAGAATGAAACTGTACTCCATCAGAAACATGACTTGTGGAAAATACCAAAAAAAATCAGCATTAAAAAGGCAAACCA comes from Euphorbia lathyris chromosome 8, ddEupLath1.1, whole genome shotgun sequence and encodes:
- the LOC136203362 gene encoding eukaryotic translation initiation factor 3 subunit B-like: MADVMLMNDIEARAAASGIDLSHLDLSSIHLPPGENFGIISDDEDVYQEEQLDFEVGFGNIIVVDNLPVIPKSKFERLEGVIRKIYSHVVIKQDGLWMPETPETPTTLGYGFIECNTPQEAELAKETRNAYKLDKSHIFAVNMFEDIDKFMRVPDEWAPPEIRPYVPGENLQQWLTDEKARDQFVIRAGSDTEVFWNDARQLKPDPVYKRAYWTESFVQWSPLGTYLATVHRQGAAVWGGANSFNRLMRYAHPQVKLIDFSPGEKYLVTYSSHEPSNPHDSNRIVINIFDVRTGKVMRDFKGSADEFSIGGTGGVAGVSWPIFRWCGDNYFARVGKNMISVYETETFSLVDKKSLKVENVLDFSWSPTDPIIALFVPELAGGNQPARVSLVQIPSKEELRQKNLFSVSDCKMYWQSNGDYLAVNVDRYTKSKRTTYTGFELFRIKERDIPIEVLELDNKNDKIIAFAWEPKGHRFAVIHGDSPRPDVSFYTMRTAHNSGRVSKLTTLKGKQANALFWSPAGRYIILAGLKGFNGQLEFFNVDELETMGTTEHFMATDIDWDPTGRYVSTSVTSVHHEMENGFNIWSFNGKPLYRTLKDHFFQFLWRPRPPSFLSPEKEEEIANNLKKYSKKYEAEDQDVSLQLSEQDREKRRMLKDEWEKWVNEWRKLHEEEKSERQNLRDGEASDEEEEYEAKEVEVEELLDVSEETLSIEFGQ